In the Ranitomeya imitator isolate aRanImi1 chromosome 2, aRanImi1.pri, whole genome shotgun sequence genome, ctgctgaaactgagtgacgacgagtcaccggcgcccgcagcaggcacagaatcaccacgtcctctccctgctcctctccctgctccgcgcccacgcccacgtgccttactccctgccctcttcatcttggttgacagataaagataagcagaaaagtactaaggccttagtgtgcttattcctgtaatgctcctcctaacaggtgtaagaaacactaatgttgtaaattgtggactaaactttattatttttcaaatgtggcctacacaagtgttaagttgtgtttggtgaacttaaccttttttttggtgcagatcgggctacagagctagtttaaatcacacggagaccgtgcagacagccgtaaacggcgctgcaaggccaaaaaaccctcctctaggttatcctatatagtgtttttccactatttagctggatacaagtggaaagacactaataggaattttttttttcaaattttaaactggctgcactatttgaaaaaaaggaaattgtttttcaaggtatgaggcagtaacgcaccctgagctgaatccaaccggctatggctgcacacagactacagggcgagctgggctcacacggagaccgtgcagacagccgtaaacggcgctgcaaggcccaaaaacccccctctaggttatcctatgtagtgtttttccacaatagagctggagactggtggaaaaacactaataggaaatttgagaaaaaatgtgcagcaggctgcactaagagcaaaaaagaacaactgtgtgaggcagtgtgaaccccccctgagctgaatacaaccgggtatatggctgcacacagactacagagtgagctgcacacacacgcacacacacagagaccttgcagaacgctgttaaaacagcgctgcaaggcaagagcaaggtgaacagtgaagaacacacagcgttttgctaaattagcctttggaaaggaaaataaagcaattagcaagctcaactggccctcagttagaacacagcgtcctgtccctaactgaaatcacagcagagtgagcgcaaaatggcggcagcgcttttttatagtgcagagtgacatcatttcagcagccaatccaagccttgccagtacttacatgcccaccatgctaaacaggatgtgcccacactttcattcattcctcattggctgctgcgttcaatttgaattctgggaacttccgattccggtatccgatacgcgggaagtatcggaattcagtatcggaattccgataccgcaaatatcggccgatacccgatacttgcggtatcggaatgctcaacactactggtgacattgtacacaggacctctgtatataggtatagtgtatagtgtcagtgtataggtaacactgactcagcagtgacatctctaggtgaagtccttcatctttcatccagcacagaccgccatcatttcttccagccaggactcttttctgcaggaaataacacagttatctcgagctccgcttgcagaacacattacttaatttttcacaacttctacattacaccacatgaagaaaaaaaggcgatatagtgtcactctgcacagtaacaggaccgcccccccatttaaaacagtatactcaaaaaataaaataaatacatcactgcagtaataatatcccttaattagtccctatggtaataatatttcccaacctggccccatttatctcattcctagctccagccatatgttctcgcatcttgccctcatgagtatccattctaccccatatgatctccccatcctgccccatctgtctccatcgtatccatcctgccccatgatccaatcctgccccatgtctttcatcatgccccgtatctacattctgcccatgcctccagtcctgcccccagtgtgtccagcaatctgccccagtgtgtccagcatattacccccagtgtgtccagcaatctgccccaatgtgtccagcattgcccccagacagtgtgtccagcaatctgccccagtgtgtccagcaatctgccccagtgtgtccagcaatctgccccagtgtgtccagcaatctgccccagtgtgtccagcattgccccagacagtgtgtccagcaatctgccccagtgtgtccagcaatctgccccagtgtgtccagcattgcccccagtgtgtccagcaatctgccccagtgtgtccagcattgccccagtcagtgtgtccagcattgccccagactgtgtgtccagcaatctgcccaagtgtgtccagcattgccccagactgtgagtccagcaatctaccccagtgtgtccagcaatctgccccagtgtgtccagcatattacccccagtgtgtccagaaatctgccccagtgtgtccagcattgccccattgcccccagacagtgtgtccagcaatctgccccagtgtgttcagcattgcccccagtgtgtccagcaatatgccccagtgtgtccagcattgccccagtgtgtccagcaatttgccccggtatgtccagcaatctgccccagtgtgtacagcattgcccccagacagtgtgtccagcaatctgccccagtgtgcccagcattgccccagtgtgtccagcaatttgctaaagtgtctccagcattgcccccagtgtgtccagcaatcatctgccccagtgtctccagcatattgcccccagacagtgtccagcattctggcccgcctgGGCCCCCCGAATTGCCgttggcaaaaaaaaacaaaaaaaaaacacgagttctcctcacctgacctgcgctccaggcggcgagctccctccagcagcgcgcactcgccagcgactgacaatgacgtcagacacctgcgatgtgtgcgctgcgcctgtggccgacttcagctgccagcctccaattggctggcggctgttgttaactattgacgtgcgggctggtgcccgcacatcaataggtgaaactgccgcagcgccccaccgggccaatacgccagtcagggcagtaatgccctaatggcggcgggcaatctgagcggtagcccagggccccccccacaccactgggccctgggctaccgcccagattgaccctattataatccacccCTGTATGTACATCTGATATAATCTGGGCATATCctgaatataattatatatgtgcagctagtataacctgggcatctcctgtatataattacggtatatatgtacagccggtataacctgggcatctcctgtatagaattaaacatgcacagccggtataacctgtgcatctcctgtatataattatatatgtacagccggtataacctgggcatctcctgtatatgatgatatatgtacagccggtataacctgggcatctcctgtatataattatatatgtacagccagtataacctgggcatctcctgtatatgattATTTATGcacagccagtataacctgggcatctcctgtatataattatatatgtacagccggtataacctgggcatctcctatataattatatatgtacagccagtataacctgggaATTTCCTCTATATagttatgtacagctggtataacctgggtgtaCATGTGCAGCTGGTATAGGTTAtacctcttcctgtatatagtgatatggagtatGCCGGTATAACTTGGGCCAAGAAATTTCACATTAATGTTAATCAAAATTGATAGCGTGTTAGTTATTATTGTTAATGTCAGTAATGTGCTTGTCTTTATAAGAAAGAATTCAGAAACCGTTGTATTATCTTGATCAGCCACTAGGGAGAGACATTGCTCTTCACCTCCACAGATCCTCTACTGCTCAGACATATCTAATATTGGCGTTAAAAGTTTTTTTGTTGgcgttttttagttttatttttgaaCTTGGAAAGGGgaattttgcttttttgtttttttgcttttttcaattTGTTTAAAACTTCTAGTCCACTTAGCGGATCATTTGACCACTTATACTGCATAGTGCAATGGGCTGGGCTTCATTGGACGACCTGTGTGACAATATTGGGGCTATTAGGGGTGGGGCACAATAACATAAGTACACTTTATAAATTATTCCTATTACATGACCATATGTATTATAAACCATTCATCGTATTTAGAGTCTAGTTTTATTGCAGAAAACCTGTCATAAAACATATATACCTTCCATGTGATAAGTGCATTGCATTTGTACTCTTGCCCAGTGCTTATACCGCTTGCTGGCATCGTCTGAGCCTCCCGAATGCTGCACTGTATCCTTTACTATTGGGGCCTCAGGTGAAAGCTTATGTACAACGTATAGTAATGTCCCTAATTGCACCATCTGTGCACAGTACGAAGAATCGGACAACCATTTCCCATATAGAATTTCCCCTGTTACCATATGAGGCCATATAAATTATTTATTGAACGTCTCTGGAGTCAGTAATGATCACACCAGCCACATTCTGTCTCATGTCCACCAGGCCTGTTCTGCACACGCGTTCCGGCAGAAGCAATGCAGCGGAGCGgccaccagagccgccgccagGCTCAGCACGATGAAGAAGATCGCAGCCACCCACATGTTGTATTCATGAGCCTTAAATAGAGAAGGTTCCTCCGAGGGGATCATATTGGTCAGGTTCAGCATGTATCCCAACGTCCAGCCCACGTCAGCATTGCCAGCCTGAATGGAGGAAAGACAAGACATTATGACTGGTCCTCTCTAGATCCCCACACATGCACGAGGCAGTCCTGTCACCAGAGCTCAAGTAGGAGGCCTGGTCATATTATACATATaccgtacagaccaaacgtttggacacaccttctcatttaaagatttttctgtagtttcatgactatgaaaattgtacagaaatccaaaaagagaaaaaccgcaccctatgtccatacagcttccattcgcatattggcgcaagtcaatgccaaggggtccagcccggctgcaagtccatatcccagaatagaagaaagacagcgccacaacggtcagtgatgaagaccttacgtgtttaatctgcctcctcctatgaaaattgtacattcacactgaaggcatcaaaactatgaattaacacatgtggaattatatacttaacaaaaaagtgtgatggtgtgggggtgctttgctggtgacactgttggggatttattcaaaattgaatgcatactgaaccagcatggctaccacagcatcttgcagtggcatgctattccatctggtttgtgtttagttgaaccatcatttatttttcaacaggacaatgaccccaaacacacctccaggctgggtaagggctatttgacgaagaaggagagtgatggggtgctacgccagatgacctggcctccacagtcaccagacctgaacccaatcgagatggtttggggtgagctggaccgcagattgaaggcaaaagggccaacacgtgctaagaatctctgggaactccttcaagattgttggaagaccattcccggtgactacctcttgaagctcatcaagagaatgccaagagtgtgcaaagcagtcatcaaagcaaaaggtggctactgtgaagaacctagaatataagacatattttccgttgtttcacacttttttgttaagtatataattccacatgtgttaattcatagttttgatgccttcagtgtgaatgtacaattttcatagtcctgaaaatacagaaaaacctttaaatgagaaggtgtgtccaaacttttggtctgtactgtatgtgtgtgtataatatatatatatatatatatatatatatatatatatatatatatatatatatatatatatatatatacacatacacatacacatacactgcTTATTCACtgctggcatatatatatatatatatatatatatatatatatatatatatatatatatatatatatatctatgcgaTTTATCCACTGCTGAATGTATAAGTACATGTATATGGTTTGAGTTCAGGCTATAGAAATACAATTTCAGATTTTATTTACTGACATAGTGAAAGAACCCAAGGGCCCTAGCAATTTGATTGTACAGGCTCCAGAAATTCCTGTACATGCATGCCAGGGTTGGACGAGTGTGTACGTGGTCTTGCGGAGAAAAGTGGGATAAGCCGTTGTAGATAGATGCAGCTTTTCCCTGACATTTGCCATCAGGAGAAGGATAGCCCACCTCGTGCACATTGTGTGGTCGGCTGGACCATATGAAATCAGCAGGACCGGCTCACATTCATCCTAATGGTTGGAATAGGGGCTGGCGCATAACAGGCTGGCGATACCTTACCATAAGGCAGACATGGCTGTATACGGTCACACTACACACCTGCTTAGCGAAATGAATGCTGTTCCATGTTTCGCTGGTGAAATTGTACCCATTCAGGAGCAGCGTCAGGATATACATGGCAGAGCTGCAGTAATTCACCAGACGCCGCTGGTTCTCCAAAGGAAAGCTGCTGCTGAGCTATAATTATAGAATAGTACGGCGAATCAGGACATTCATTGTTTCTCCTGGGTAGGGTAATAAGTGCTAGCAAGGGTCGATATggaataataaaacataacttttaataaagcACACTCTGGAAAAACCTCCTGGCTATGAAAAGACAAACAGAATAATTAAAAGGCCAAAATATGCCACAAAAAGGCCGGCAGTAATATTACTTTGTTTGGCCAAGGCACCATTACCTGCTATAACACTGTAGCTCCTTCCTTTGTGGCAGTAGTTTGCCTGCAATATTAATAAAGGTTTTTTGTGGCATATTTTGACCTTATAATGGTCTTTGTTGTGTTTGTCTTTTCATAGTCAGGAGGCATTTTTAGATTGTAcatcattaaaagttatgttttattattccATATCTACTTACAGTATAAGCTACAATCAACCGAACGGCAGGTTACTATATAAAAAGGGAACGCAGACCTTGGACTAAAGCCATTGTATCTAAGTGTGATACTGtcagctgaaccgtgtatctaatcctatcctgtgatactgactgctgagccgtgtatctaatcctaacctatgtgatactatctgctgagctgtgtatctaatcctattatgtgtgatactatctgctgagctgagtgtctaatcctattctgtgtgatactgtctgctgagctgtgtatctaatcctatcctgtgtgatactgactgctgagctgtgtatctaatcctattatgtgtgatactgtctgctgagctgagtgtctaatcctattctgtgtgatactgtctgctgagctgtgtatctagtcctatcctgtatgatagccAGCAGagtcgtgcatctaatcctatcctgtgtgatactgtctgctgagctgtgtatctaatcctattgtgtgatactgtctgctgagctgtgtagctaatcctatcctgtgtgatactgtctactgagccgtgtatctaatcctatcctgtgtgatactgtctgctgagctgagtatcaaatcctatcctgtgtgatactgtctgctgagctgtgtatctaatcctatcctgtgtgatactgtctactgagccgtgtatctaatcctatcctgtgtgatagccaGCGGAgtggtgcatctaatcctatcctgtgtgatattgtcagcGGAGCTCTGTTCCTCCATACCTCGGTCCATTCCCGGGAGCAGTATCCCCAGATGGAGCTGTTGGTTTCGCTCAGGGATTGTCCACATGTCAGATTGAGGAAGTTGAATGTGTAGTAAAAGGCGGAGAACGCCTGCAATGAGAGGACATAGTGGTAGTCGCAGTTTCTGCAGATCATGTGACTTGCATATAATGTCCTGTATCACATATACTCACGTAGAACTCGCCATACACTGGCGGCTGATAGACTCCATTAAAGGAGCAGGAGCTTTTACCGCAGGCTGAAAAGTTGAAGATCTGCGAGACGGAGAGCAGGCACTGGTACGAGTCCCCGGTTCCCACCACGGTGACATTAACCTCTTCATTGCCTGAGGGTGTCGGGACGCAGGGACTATCATAGACTGAGGACAGAGAGACGTTGGTGGTGTAACCTCGTGGATAACACGGGTGCTGGACATTCCCTGGGCCGCGAGTCTAACGAGAACACAGAGGAATTCGCTGTTTATCGATATTAGCGATTTCAGATATCTATGTGTGTATATGCTTTTAACCCTTCTAAGGATGCAGCATTTTTTCCCACAATATAGCCATGGCAGGATCAGCAACATTTGTTAACCCCTTAAGTACTTGGCAATTTTTCAGTTTTTTGCGCTGTTTTTCCATTCTTTTGCTaggagcaataacttttttttttttttttcatttttaattgtcTTGGCCATACAAGGGCTTTTTATTTTCAGAACGACTTTTCCAGTCACACTGTTCATTTAACGATAATGTAATTATATAATGATAGATATAATGTCAAACAAAGAATGGTGAAGTGGTGCAAAAACCCACATTTCGtcgtttttttttgtttcgtttttaTGGCGCTCATTCTTAAAATGACCTTGCTATCGGATTCTCCACACCAGTCAGATTACAGTGATGCCAAACTTCTAAGGTTTTCTTTTCAGATTTTAtaggttaaaaaataataattcagaACTATGTAAAATAAAAAGTTTGGTTTGTGTGCctattttctgtgactttttttctttctttttttcgtttggttgatggagctgtgtgagggcttgttttttgagcagTGAGTTGTAGATTTTATTCATACCACTTTGCGGctcatacaatgttttgatcactttttattgccttttttgcggcactttaataaaaaaaatggcgATTCTAACATGGGAATTTCTTTTCTCTTTACAGAGTTTAGTGTAtgggttaaatattttttttaaacaggaaaaggtggcaattttcttttttttttttttttttccacatactgCTGGACTTGGCTTTATAGGAGCACCATGAGGTGGCCACAGGGGTTTTCAGTTTTAACTATGACCGTTTAAATGCTTTTAGTGATTGACATCAGTATTTAATTTGGTGCTAGCTCCAGTTGATGCTGCTGGCTGTATAACACTGCTGGCACATACCAGGTAtaaagcaggctcagctcctgagcatgCTTCGTGCACCCAACATAGGACATCCCAGTCCATTTTATTTTGGGACAGTGGTTCAGCTGCGTAATTGACACAGTCTATTTATATTTTAGGCATGGCCAGGTTATCTTTAAGCTGTAGACAAACATCTAACCACTTAGATGCGATGGTCACTATTGACCGCAGAATCTAAGGGGTTTAACAGCCAGGATCAGAGTTATCGTCACTTAATTTCAGACTCAAATTGTATCAGGTGTTTGGTAGGGACGCATTGTATTTTAGCCATTTTTTAGGGTAGGGGATGGGAGGATTGTATTCCTGAAATGAATGTAACAACCCGTCATGTCCATGCACTTTGGAAATGTTACCTCGATGAGGTGCACCAGCAGCTTCTTCAGCGCCTGGTCTTGGCCGTAGCAGAGGTAGCTATGAGTGTAGATGGTGTAGTCATAGCCGTAGAGTTTGAAGATCATCTCTGTGCTTTTGTCTTCGATAGTCCCTGAAGGTTGGAAAGTCATTTGGGTGGAGGCACCACCTAGATCCATGGCACCGACCATCTGAGCTTGTTTGGGATGGAACCAGCTCTCTATATAAGAATACTGCTCCAAGGAAAAAAGGAGCAGGTCAAGAAATCAGGAGTGACTTGATGGAACGGAGGAATGGATTTCACTACTGACCCGTATGAAGGTGCCCAGAAGATAGTTGACAGTGACCCAGCCTAGCGATCCTTCTTCTTTACCATCTAATATTCGAGCTCCCTGAAAGTTCACCGGATACTCACGGAGAGTTTTAGAAACTTCATGAAAGATTTGCTGAGTTTTGGTCTCATTCTGCAACCTATGAACATAATTAAATTATTGCAGTCTATTGAAAGACAATTGTAACTTTTCTATAGTAAATATGTAATCATGGCTTTTATAAGCAATATAATACCTCTTAAAGGAACACTACCTAATCAATAATTTCTCAGCTACTCAGAGGTTTCTATCAATGATGAGTTGGGCAGAGTGATTTGACCTCTGTTTTGCAATAATGAAACACTTTAaaaattgatttctgacttgtcttTCGGTACAAGATAATCTATTTTTTTGCTTCCAATGCTTGAAAACAGAAAAAAGGGGGTCAAGTGGAATTACTGTAACAATACCAAGGTCAACATCTTACCAAGGCCATTGCTTCATGCAAAAGTGAGATATGCAATGTAGGGATCAAAAGTGACACATTGATTATTCTATTAGTGAAATCATCAAGCTATATAGATAATCAGCCGCAGTGTCATTGCTTTATGTCCAAGACGTAATTCCATTTCTAATTATATCTTTGTAGCATACAGGGCTTATTAAATtttgatacagagctccaaatcttTTCCATTAACATTGtcctatttttttttccacttgcagccaccactagggggagctcactgaatacagataatgtattgAGCCCAATTATAacagtatgtagtgagctccctctggtggtggctgtAGTAAGCCAGAGTTTTTGTTACCTGTCCTGGCTCCAGCTCCGTTTTGCGCCTCTTGCCTCTTCTGTACCAACATACTCTGCTCGTGTCGTGTGCCTCTCGTGTCACCCCCTTTATGTTGATAGAGTATTCAGGTATTAGGACACACTGCAACCACGTGTTCACAATACTCTGACATTTATTAAACCCAGATCTGCTCTTGCCTGCCCCAGCTACTGTTATCCTAAATATTCCCTTTACTCTCCTAAAGGTGCTATGCGCACATTTGGCTCTACCACATCCAAGTGCTTCACTGCCGCCTCAGCTCTATGATTCCAAGCTGCTGTCCGCATACTCAGTTCTGCTATATCTAGGGGCCTGTCTGCCGTCTCAGCTCTGTTGTTCTAAAGTGCTAAACACATATTTGACTtagaaacattaaccccttcatgacccagcctattttgaccttaaagaccttgccgttttttgcaattctgaccagtgtccctttatgaggtaataactcaggaacgcttcaacggatcctagcggttctgagattgttttttcgtgacatattgggcttcatgttagtggtaaatttaggtcaataacttctgcgattatttgtgataaaaatggaaatttggcgaaaattttgaaaatttcgcaattttcacattttgaatttttattctgttaaaccagagagttatgtgacacaaaatagttaataaataacatttcccacatgtctactttacatcagcacaattttggaaacaaaatttttttttgctaggaagttataagggttaaaatttgaccagcgatttctcatttttacaacgaaatttacaaaaccattttttttagggaccacctcacatttgaagtcagtttgaggggtctacatggctgaaaatacccaaaagtgacactattctaaaaaatgcacccctcaaggtactcaaaaccacattccagaagtttattaacccttcaggtgcttcacagcagcagaagcaacatggaaggaaaaaatgaacatttaactttttagtcacaaaaattatcttttagcaacaatttttttattttcccaatggtaaaaggagaaactgaaacacgaaagttgttgtccaatttgtcctgagtacgctgatacctcatatgttggggtaaaccactgtttgggcgcacggcagggcttggaagggaaggagcgccatttgactttttgaatgaaaaattggctgcactctttagcggacaccatgtcacgtttggagagcccctgtgtgcctaaacattggagctcccccacaagtgaccccattttggaaactagaccccccaaggaacttatctagatgcctagtgagcactttaaaccctcaggtgcttcacaaattgatctgtaaaaattaaaaagtactttttttttcacaaaaaaattcttttcgcctcaattttttcattttcacatgggcaataggataaaatggatcataaaatttgttgggcaatttctcccgagtacgccgatacctcatatgtgggggtaaaccactgtttgggcacacggcagggctcggaagggaaggcgcgccatttgactttttgaatggaaaattagctccaattgttagcggacaccatgtcgcgtttggagagcccctgtgtgcctaaacattggagctcccccacaagtgaccccattttggaaactagaccccccaaggaacttatctagatgcatattgagcactttaaacccccaggtgcttcacagaagtttataacgcagagccatgaaaataaaaaataatttttctttcctcaaaattgattttt is a window encoding:
- the LOC138662271 gene encoding ectonucleoside triphosphate diphosphohydrolase 8-like isoform X1; this translates as MCRNRKGLVVGCLICISIVSGIIALILSVVGSRNIYQPSPNKYGLVFDAGSSHTSLYLYQWPAHKENDTGIVSQIHMCEVHGSGLSSYADNPSQAGEILKPCMDEVLKIIPSKQHKETTTLLGATAGMRLLKLQNETKTQQIFHEVSKTLREYPVNFQGARILDGKEEGSLGWVTVNYLLGTFIRYSYIESWFHPKQAQMVGAMDLGGASTQMTFQPSGTIEDKSTEMIFKLYGYDYTIYTHSYLCYGQDQALKKLLVHLIETRGPGNVQHPCYPRGYTTNVSLSSVYDSPCVPTPSGNEEVNVTVVGTGDSYQCLLSVSQIFNFSACGKSSCSFNGVYQPPVYGEFYAFSAFYYTFNFLNLTCGQSLSETNSSIWGYCSREWTELSSSFPLENQRRLVNYCSSAMYILTLLLNGYNFTSETWNSIHFAKQAGNADVGWTLGYMLNLTNMIPSEEPSLFKAHEYNMWVAAIFFIVLSLAAALVAAPLHCFCRNACAEQAWWT
- the LOC138662271 gene encoding ectonucleoside triphosphate diphosphohydrolase 8-like isoform X2, with translation MCEVHGSGLSSYADNPSQAGEILKPCMDEVLKIIPSKQHKETTTLLGATAGMRLLKLQNETKTQQIFHEVSKTLREYPVNFQGARILDGKEEGSLGWVTVNYLLGTFIRYSYIESWFHPKQAQMVGAMDLGGASTQMTFQPSGTIEDKSTEMIFKLYGYDYTIYTHSYLCYGQDQALKKLLVHLIETRGPGNVQHPCYPRGYTTNVSLSSVYDSPCVPTPSGNEEVNVTVVGTGDSYQCLLSVSQIFNFSACGKSSCSFNGVYQPPVYGEFYAFSAFYYTFNFLNLTCGQSLSETNSSIWGYCSREWTELSSSFPLENQRRLVNYCSSAMYILTLLLNGYNFTSETWNSIHFAKQAGNADVGWTLGYMLNLTNMIPSEEPSLFKAHEYNMWVAAIFFIVLSLAAALVAAPLHCFCRNACAEQAWWT